The following proteins are co-located in the Ailuropoda melanoleuca isolate Jingjing chromosome 13, ASM200744v2, whole genome shotgun sequence genome:
- the CRYBA1 gene encoding beta-crystallin A3 yields METQTVKQELETLPPTKMAQPNPMPGSVGPWKITIYDQENFQGKRMEFTSSCPNVSERSFDNVRSLKVECGAWIGYEHTSFCGQQFILERGEYPRWDAWSGSNAYHIERLMSFRPICSANHKESKITIFEKENFIGRQWEICDDYPSLQAMGWLNNEVGSMKIQCGAWVCYQYPGYRGYQYILECDHHGGDYKHWREWGSHAQTSQIQSIRRIQQ; encoded by the exons ATGGAGACCCAGACCGTGAAGCAGGAGCTGG AAACCCTTCCACCCACCAAGATGGCTCAACCCAACCCCATGCCGGGGTCCGTGGGGCCATGGAAG ATAACCATCTATGACCAGGAGAATTTCCAGGGCAAGAGGATGGAGTTCACCAGCTCCTGCCCAAATGTCTCTGAGCGCAGTTTTGATAATGTCCGGTCTCTCAAGGTGGAATGTGGCGC CTGGATTGGTTATGAGCATACCAGCTTCTGTGGGCAACAGTTTATCCTGGAGAGAGGAGAATACCCCCGCTGGGACGCCTGGAGCGGGAGTAATGCTTACCACATTGAGCGCCTCATGTCCTTCCGCCCCATCTGTTCAGCT AATCATAAGGAGTCTAAGATTACCATCTTTGAGAAGGAAAACTTCATCGGACGCCAATGGGAAATCTGTGATGACTACCCCTCCTTGCAAGCCATGGGTTGGCTCAACAACGAAGTTGGTTCCATGAAGATACAATGTGGGGC CTGGGTCTGCTACCAGTATCCTGGATACCGTGGTTATCAATATATCTTGGAATGTGACCATCATGGAGGAGACTATAAACACTGGAGAGAGTGGGGTTCTCACGCCCAGACTTCCCAGATTCAATCGATTCGCCGTATCCAACAGTAG